CATGTATTTACCAAATCCTAAATTCTTCTGGTCTGGTTTTTCTTTTAATACATCTCTTTTTACAAATCTGATATCCATAATCGATGCCTCCAAATTTCAATTCTGAGACTCATTATGATACTTTCTTTTTAGGGTGTCAAGATTATTCCAAACGCTTATAAGCATTATGAATTTTAGTTATAGCATTGTACATTTTCCATAATCACAAATTATCAGTCTCGTTTTTTGATGATTTCGTCCGTTTTCGCCCATTTTAAACCATTCGTGAAACATTTTGCTATAATGAACATAGTTTCTATCTTAGGAAACCTTGTCAAAAAATCCAATGATTTCTTTTTGACAGTGAAATCTTATATACGAAAGAAGGAATTATCATGCATACATTTCAACCTTATCCGATCAATTCCGTAGAATTCAATCCATTTGCCCAGATTGGACAATGTTGGGCAATGATTACCGTCGGAAATAAATTACAGGCCAATTGTACCACCGTAAGCTGGGGTGGTGTCGGTGTAATGTGGAGTAAGAATGTCGCCTTTCTTTTTTTACAGGACTCCCGTTATACCAAGGAGCTCATCGATGAAAATGAATTTCTTTCCATCTCTTTTTTGAGCGAGCAATACAAAAATGCCATGAAATACTGCGGTTCTGCCTCAGGACGGGACGAGGATAAATTTAAAAATGCGGGCTTTACGCTCGCATTCCGCCACAGCATCCCTTATATCGATGAGGGAAACTGCGTTCTCCTATGTAAAAAGCTTTCTGCCACACCTATCTCGCATGAGTCCCTGTTAGACCCGTCTTTAAAAGAAAAATGGTATTCCAACGGGGATTATCATACGATGTATATTGTAGAAATTATCGAAGCAATGGCGCGATAATTCTCTATAAATAGCAGGATGATTATGTACAGATAGCACAATCATTATCTGCAGGAGGTGCTGATAGATTCTATCGCAACGGCGCCTCCTCTTACCACTTCGATGTGTTTAAAGGTCGACTTCAACAGCGCTATCAACTCATTATTTCTGCGCTCTGTCATCATACATTCTAACAAGACGCTGTCATTTCCAATATCCGCAACTGTCACATTCGAAATCTGGGTGTTGAACACCTGTGCAATCCGGAACGCCTCCTCTTTTTCAGACGCATTGATTGACAAAATTTTCACAAACAAAATCTCCTTCATGTGAATCGGAACATCCGTCAAATCGATTACCTTAATAACCTCTACCATACGGTTCAACTGTTTTTTAATCTGCTCAAACGTGATATCATCACTTTTTACGCAGATGGTCATTCGCGACATAGTCTCATCTTCTGTCGTACCAACGGTAAGACTCTGTAAATTATAACTTTTTCCGGAAAAAAGATCTGAAACCTTTGCCAGGACACCAACCTGATTTTCTACATACAATGCAATCCATCTATTCTTCATGATCTCTCCTCCTTTTATTTTAAAATCATCTCACTCAGCGGATTTCCGCCTTTTACCATCGGAAGCACAATCTCATCCGTCGAAATCCGAAACTCAATAATCGTCGGTGCATCCTGATAAGTTTGGGCTTCCTCAAGCGCTGCCTTAATATCCGCTTCCTTTTCTACAAGAATGCCATGTGCACCATAACTTTTTGCAATCTGCATAAAGTCCGGTTCATACGGAGGACAGCCTGGATTTGGTCCTTTACAGTTTGCAGGACAGCTTCTTCGTCTCCGCAGGCAGGTCGCCTCATAACGTTTTCCATAGAAAAGCTGCTGCATCTGACGTACCATTCCAAGGTAATAATTATTCAAAAGACAGATGATAACCGGCGTCTCCTGTACGGCTGCCGTCGCCATCTCCTGGATATTCATCTGGAATCCGCCATCCCCTGTAATGCAGACAACCGGTGTGTTGCGGTTGCCAATTTTTGCCCCGATGGCCGCTGGAAAACCGAATCCCATCGTTCCAAGACCACCAGAGGTAATCATCTGGCGCTTTTCATCGATATCAAGATACTGGGTTGCCCACATCTGGTTCTGCCCAACATCCGTTACAAAAATTGCCTCATCGAAGCTTTCATTAATCTGCTCCATAATCATCTGAGGCGTCATTCCTTTATCGCGTCTCA
This genomic window from Roseburia sp. 831b contains:
- a CDS encoding flavin reductase family protein — protein: MHTFQPYPINSVEFNPFAQIGQCWAMITVGNKLQANCTTVSWGGVGVMWSKNVAFLFLQDSRYTKELIDENEFLSISFLSEQYKNAMKYCGSASGRDEDKFKNAGFTLAFRHSIPYIDEGNCVLLCKKLSATPISHESLLDPSLKEKWYSNGDYHTMYIVEIIEAMAR
- the ilvN gene encoding acetolactate synthase small subunit; this encodes MKNRWIALYVENQVGVLAKVSDLFSGKSYNLQSLTVGTTEDETMSRMTICVKSDDITFEQIKKQLNRMVEVIKVIDLTDVPIHMKEILFVKILSINASEKEEAFRIAQVFNTQISNVTVADIGNDSVLLECMMTERRNNELIALLKSTFKHIEVVRGGAVAIESISTSCR